From Acanthopagrus latus isolate v.2019 chromosome 22, fAcaLat1.1, whole genome shotgun sequence, the proteins below share one genomic window:
- the arhgap18 gene encoding rho GTPase-activating protein 18 isoform X2 yields MSRQQQQQSQGVVLTGYHSNAELLPNPGRRAPACPSALGPEAPAPSRRTGHYTVQQNQNAHHGDRHGPLANTGNPKTTGTDPPSLPNPRSQPSSSPKPGSSPRHSPNSRPRPQPTYQRCSSQDSLDELEMDDYWKEVENITRSGGEAGRGEGGGEGEVPEEEQQKIPEEGEQEEAWLTEAGLARLFDDSLAADLDQEEDNAVFLSTLTRSQAAAVERRVTTLQQTLLRRRNRQHVPDVRDIFRPPEKDEEPGKLKGGSENGEKDTTSAETETELNVEVAFSEQALNYRDNHQRLKVNTGPSSPDDKLPNFKLLRDKTGQTRVGDLSPLDMKKVRRLVLVESTALFDTAGIDLKPHKAVKVKTKESGLFGVPLATLLDQDHRRAPGTKVPFLLQRLICHIEDEGLDTEGLLRIPGAATRVKSLCQELESSFYDGMFPWQQLKQHDAASLLKLFIRELPHPLLTVEYLNAFIAVNKLPTKKQQLQALNLLVLLLPDANRDTLKALVEFFQRVIDHQANNKMTLNNVSVIMAPNIFMFKGFRSKVTEQQEFSMATSTANIVRLLIRYQNLLWTIPKFIVTQVRQQNMESQRKQNKERAVRKLLKKITTDRPSDKAVPEESSQGFIRVQAPQFSKVSMAVQLTEELQAADVLTRFLSQESSLTVKREELCLYEIGGNIKERCLDGETYMKDLIQLNPSAEWVIKAVQR; encoded by the exons atgagtcggcagcagcagcagcagtcccaGGGAGTGGTTTTAACGGGTTACCACAGCAACGCGGAACTGTTGCCGAACCCTGGCCGGCGTGCCCCCGCGTGTCCGTCAGCCCTGGGCCCAGAGGCCCCCGCGCCCAG CCGCAGAACAGGCCACTACACTGTTCAGCAGAACCAGAACGCACATCATGGAGACAGACACGGGCCTTTGGCTAACACCGGTAATCCAAAAACCACCGGCACTGACCCACCATCATTACCCAACCCGAGGTCTCAGCCTTCCTCCAGCCCCAAGCCAGGCTCCAGCCCCAGGCACAGTCCCAATTCCAGGCCCAGGCCGCAGCCCACATATCAGCGCTGCAGCTCTCAG GACTCTCTGGACGAGCTAGAGATGGACGACTATTGGAAGGAGGTGGAGAATATCACTCGCTCGGGAGGAGAAGCGGGCCggggagaaggtggaggagaaggggaagtgccagaggaggagcagcagaaaatTCCTGAGG AGGGCGAACAGGAGGAGGCGTGGCTTACAGAGGCGGGGCTAGCGCGGCTGTTTGATGATTCACTTGCGGCTGACCTGGATCAG GAAGAAGACAATGCGGTGTTCCTGTCCACACTGACCAGAAGTCAGGCGGCAGCTGTTGAACGGCGCGTAACAACCCTACAGCAGACGCTGTTACGGCGAAGAAACCGGCAACATGTTCCTGATGTGAGGGATATATTCAGACCTCCTGAAAAG gATGAGGAGCCGGGTAAActcaaaggaggaagtgagaatGGAGAAAAAGATACCACTTCAGCCG AAACCGAGACAGAGCTGAACGTCGAGGTGGCGTTTTCAGAGCAGGCGCTCAACTACAGGGATAATCACCAGAGGTTAAAAGTCAACACCGGCCCGAGCTCCCCTGACGACAAACTACCG AACTTCAAGCTGCTCCGAGATAAAACGGGTCAGACGAGGGTAGGAGATCTGTCGCCTCTGGACATGAAAAAG GTGCGCAGACTGGTGCTGGTCGAGTCGACGGCTCTGTTTGACACGGCGGGGATTGACCTGAAGCCTCATAAAGCTGTCAAAGTCAAGACTAAAG AAAGCGGTCTGTTCGGTGTTCCCCTCGCCACTTTATTGGATCAGGACCACAGACGGGCTCCTGGGACCAAAGTGCCATTCTTACTGCAGAGG CTCATTTGTCACATTGAGGACGAGGGATTAGACACAGAGGGGCTGCTACGGATCCCTGGAGCGGCCACCAGAGTCAAG TCTCTGTGCCAGGAGCTCGAGTCCTCTTTCTACGACGGgatgtttccatggcaacagctgaAGCAGCACGATGCCGCTAGCCTTTTGAAGCTGTTCATCAGGGAGTTACCCCATCCATTACTGACTGTGGAGTACCTCAACGCATTCATCGCTGTCAACA agcTCCCCACAAAGAAGCAACAGCTGCAGGCTTTGAACCTGCTGGTCCTTTTGTTACCTGACGCCAATCGGGATACTTTGAAG GCCTTGGTGGAGTTCTTCCAGCGTGTGATTGACCATCAGGCCAATAACAAAATGACCCTCAACAATGTCTCCGTTATCATGGCACCCAACATCTTCATGTTCAAGGGGTTCCGCTCCAAGGTCACCGAACAGCAGGAGTTTTCGATGGCGACCAGCACGGCCAACATCGTCCGGCTGCTGATTAGATACCAGAACCTTCTGTGGACG ATCCCGAAGTTCATCGTGACCCAGGtcagacaacaaaacatggaGAGTCAGcggaaacaaaataaagagagagcTGTAaggaagctgctgaagaagatTACCACCGACAGACCGTCTGATAAAGCTGTCCCAGAG GAGAGTTCGCAGGGATTTATTCGAGTCCAAGCACCGCAGTTCAGTAAAGTGTCCATGGCTGTGCAGCTGACGGAGGAGTTGCAGGCTGCTGATGTGTTGACACGATTCCTCAGCCAGGAGAG TTCACTGACAGTAAAGCGAGAAGAGCTGTGTCTCTATGAGATCGGCGGAAACATCA AGGAGAGATGTCTAGACGGGGAAACGTACATGAAAGACCTCATCCAGCTGAACCCTTCAGCAGAATGGGTCATTAAAGCTGTGCAGAGATAA
- the arhgap18 gene encoding rho GTPase-activating protein 18 isoform X1: MSRQQQQQSQGVVLTGYHSNAELLPNPGRRAPACPSALGPEAPAPRCCYEASIVTSLVNTAQSPWLRRTGHYTVQQNQNAHHGDRHGPLANTGNPKTTGTDPPSLPNPRSQPSSSPKPGSSPRHSPNSRPRPQPTYQRCSSQDSLDELEMDDYWKEVENITRSGGEAGRGEGGGEGEVPEEEQQKIPEEGEQEEAWLTEAGLARLFDDSLAADLDQEEDNAVFLSTLTRSQAAAVERRVTTLQQTLLRRRNRQHVPDVRDIFRPPEKDEEPGKLKGGSENGEKDTTSAETETELNVEVAFSEQALNYRDNHQRLKVNTGPSSPDDKLPNFKLLRDKTGQTRVGDLSPLDMKKVRRLVLVESTALFDTAGIDLKPHKAVKVKTKESGLFGVPLATLLDQDHRRAPGTKVPFLLQRLICHIEDEGLDTEGLLRIPGAATRVKSLCQELESSFYDGMFPWQQLKQHDAASLLKLFIRELPHPLLTVEYLNAFIAVNKLPTKKQQLQALNLLVLLLPDANRDTLKALVEFFQRVIDHQANNKMTLNNVSVIMAPNIFMFKGFRSKVTEQQEFSMATSTANIVRLLIRYQNLLWTIPKFIVTQVRQQNMESQRKQNKERAVRKLLKKITTDRPSDKAVPEESSQGFIRVQAPQFSKVSMAVQLTEELQAADVLTRFLSQESSLTVKREELCLYEIGGNIKERCLDGETYMKDLIQLNPSAEWVIKAVQR, encoded by the exons atgagtcggcagcagcagcagcagtcccaGGGAGTGGTTTTAACGGGTTACCACAGCAACGCGGAACTGTTGCCGAACCCTGGCCGGCGTGCCCCCGCGTGTCCGTCAGCCCTGGGCCCAGAGGCCCCCGCGCCCAG GTGCTGTTATGAGGCATCCATCGTAACATCACTGGTGAACACGGCACAAAGTCCATGGCT CCGCAGAACAGGCCACTACACTGTTCAGCAGAACCAGAACGCACATCATGGAGACAGACACGGGCCTTTGGCTAACACCGGTAATCCAAAAACCACCGGCACTGACCCACCATCATTACCCAACCCGAGGTCTCAGCCTTCCTCCAGCCCCAAGCCAGGCTCCAGCCCCAGGCACAGTCCCAATTCCAGGCCCAGGCCGCAGCCCACATATCAGCGCTGCAGCTCTCAG GACTCTCTGGACGAGCTAGAGATGGACGACTATTGGAAGGAGGTGGAGAATATCACTCGCTCGGGAGGAGAAGCGGGCCggggagaaggtggaggagaaggggaagtgccagaggaggagcagcagaaaatTCCTGAGG AGGGCGAACAGGAGGAGGCGTGGCTTACAGAGGCGGGGCTAGCGCGGCTGTTTGATGATTCACTTGCGGCTGACCTGGATCAG GAAGAAGACAATGCGGTGTTCCTGTCCACACTGACCAGAAGTCAGGCGGCAGCTGTTGAACGGCGCGTAACAACCCTACAGCAGACGCTGTTACGGCGAAGAAACCGGCAACATGTTCCTGATGTGAGGGATATATTCAGACCTCCTGAAAAG gATGAGGAGCCGGGTAAActcaaaggaggaagtgagaatGGAGAAAAAGATACCACTTCAGCCG AAACCGAGACAGAGCTGAACGTCGAGGTGGCGTTTTCAGAGCAGGCGCTCAACTACAGGGATAATCACCAGAGGTTAAAAGTCAACACCGGCCCGAGCTCCCCTGACGACAAACTACCG AACTTCAAGCTGCTCCGAGATAAAACGGGTCAGACGAGGGTAGGAGATCTGTCGCCTCTGGACATGAAAAAG GTGCGCAGACTGGTGCTGGTCGAGTCGACGGCTCTGTTTGACACGGCGGGGATTGACCTGAAGCCTCATAAAGCTGTCAAAGTCAAGACTAAAG AAAGCGGTCTGTTCGGTGTTCCCCTCGCCACTTTATTGGATCAGGACCACAGACGGGCTCCTGGGACCAAAGTGCCATTCTTACTGCAGAGG CTCATTTGTCACATTGAGGACGAGGGATTAGACACAGAGGGGCTGCTACGGATCCCTGGAGCGGCCACCAGAGTCAAG TCTCTGTGCCAGGAGCTCGAGTCCTCTTTCTACGACGGgatgtttccatggcaacagctgaAGCAGCACGATGCCGCTAGCCTTTTGAAGCTGTTCATCAGGGAGTTACCCCATCCATTACTGACTGTGGAGTACCTCAACGCATTCATCGCTGTCAACA agcTCCCCACAAAGAAGCAACAGCTGCAGGCTTTGAACCTGCTGGTCCTTTTGTTACCTGACGCCAATCGGGATACTTTGAAG GCCTTGGTGGAGTTCTTCCAGCGTGTGATTGACCATCAGGCCAATAACAAAATGACCCTCAACAATGTCTCCGTTATCATGGCACCCAACATCTTCATGTTCAAGGGGTTCCGCTCCAAGGTCACCGAACAGCAGGAGTTTTCGATGGCGACCAGCACGGCCAACATCGTCCGGCTGCTGATTAGATACCAGAACCTTCTGTGGACG ATCCCGAAGTTCATCGTGACCCAGGtcagacaacaaaacatggaGAGTCAGcggaaacaaaataaagagagagcTGTAaggaagctgctgaagaagatTACCACCGACAGACCGTCTGATAAAGCTGTCCCAGAG GAGAGTTCGCAGGGATTTATTCGAGTCCAAGCACCGCAGTTCAGTAAAGTGTCCATGGCTGTGCAGCTGACGGAGGAGTTGCAGGCTGCTGATGTGTTGACACGATTCCTCAGCCAGGAGAG TTCACTGACAGTAAAGCGAGAAGAGCTGTGTCTCTATGAGATCGGCGGAAACATCA AGGAGAGATGTCTAGACGGGGAAACGTACATGAAAGACCTCATCCAGCTGAACCCTTCAGCAGAATGGGTCATTAAAGCTGTGCAGAGATAA
- the arhgap18 gene encoding rho GTPase-activating protein 18 isoform X3: MMKRNRRCCYEASIVTSLVNTAQSPWLRRTGHYTVQQNQNAHHGDRHGPLANTGNPKTTGTDPPSLPNPRSQPSSSPKPGSSPRHSPNSRPRPQPTYQRCSSQDSLDELEMDDYWKEVENITRSGGEAGRGEGGGEGEVPEEEQQKIPEEGEQEEAWLTEAGLARLFDDSLAADLDQEEDNAVFLSTLTRSQAAAVERRVTTLQQTLLRRRNRQHVPDVRDIFRPPEKDEEPGKLKGGSENGEKDTTSAETETELNVEVAFSEQALNYRDNHQRLKVNTGPSSPDDKLPNFKLLRDKTGQTRVGDLSPLDMKKVRRLVLVESTALFDTAGIDLKPHKAVKVKTKESGLFGVPLATLLDQDHRRAPGTKVPFLLQRLICHIEDEGLDTEGLLRIPGAATRVKSLCQELESSFYDGMFPWQQLKQHDAASLLKLFIRELPHPLLTVEYLNAFIAVNKLPTKKQQLQALNLLVLLLPDANRDTLKALVEFFQRVIDHQANNKMTLNNVSVIMAPNIFMFKGFRSKVTEQQEFSMATSTANIVRLLIRYQNLLWTIPKFIVTQVRQQNMESQRKQNKERAVRKLLKKITTDRPSDKAVPEESSQGFIRVQAPQFSKVSMAVQLTEELQAADVLTRFLSQESSLTVKREELCLYEIGGNIKERCLDGETYMKDLIQLNPSAEWVIKAVQR, translated from the exons atgatgaagagaaacagacG GTGCTGTTATGAGGCATCCATCGTAACATCACTGGTGAACACGGCACAAAGTCCATGGCT CCGCAGAACAGGCCACTACACTGTTCAGCAGAACCAGAACGCACATCATGGAGACAGACACGGGCCTTTGGCTAACACCGGTAATCCAAAAACCACCGGCACTGACCCACCATCATTACCCAACCCGAGGTCTCAGCCTTCCTCCAGCCCCAAGCCAGGCTCCAGCCCCAGGCACAGTCCCAATTCCAGGCCCAGGCCGCAGCCCACATATCAGCGCTGCAGCTCTCAG GACTCTCTGGACGAGCTAGAGATGGACGACTATTGGAAGGAGGTGGAGAATATCACTCGCTCGGGAGGAGAAGCGGGCCggggagaaggtggaggagaaggggaagtgccagaggaggagcagcagaaaatTCCTGAGG AGGGCGAACAGGAGGAGGCGTGGCTTACAGAGGCGGGGCTAGCGCGGCTGTTTGATGATTCACTTGCGGCTGACCTGGATCAG GAAGAAGACAATGCGGTGTTCCTGTCCACACTGACCAGAAGTCAGGCGGCAGCTGTTGAACGGCGCGTAACAACCCTACAGCAGACGCTGTTACGGCGAAGAAACCGGCAACATGTTCCTGATGTGAGGGATATATTCAGACCTCCTGAAAAG gATGAGGAGCCGGGTAAActcaaaggaggaagtgagaatGGAGAAAAAGATACCACTTCAGCCG AAACCGAGACAGAGCTGAACGTCGAGGTGGCGTTTTCAGAGCAGGCGCTCAACTACAGGGATAATCACCAGAGGTTAAAAGTCAACACCGGCCCGAGCTCCCCTGACGACAAACTACCG AACTTCAAGCTGCTCCGAGATAAAACGGGTCAGACGAGGGTAGGAGATCTGTCGCCTCTGGACATGAAAAAG GTGCGCAGACTGGTGCTGGTCGAGTCGACGGCTCTGTTTGACACGGCGGGGATTGACCTGAAGCCTCATAAAGCTGTCAAAGTCAAGACTAAAG AAAGCGGTCTGTTCGGTGTTCCCCTCGCCACTTTATTGGATCAGGACCACAGACGGGCTCCTGGGACCAAAGTGCCATTCTTACTGCAGAGG CTCATTTGTCACATTGAGGACGAGGGATTAGACACAGAGGGGCTGCTACGGATCCCTGGAGCGGCCACCAGAGTCAAG TCTCTGTGCCAGGAGCTCGAGTCCTCTTTCTACGACGGgatgtttccatggcaacagctgaAGCAGCACGATGCCGCTAGCCTTTTGAAGCTGTTCATCAGGGAGTTACCCCATCCATTACTGACTGTGGAGTACCTCAACGCATTCATCGCTGTCAACA agcTCCCCACAAAGAAGCAACAGCTGCAGGCTTTGAACCTGCTGGTCCTTTTGTTACCTGACGCCAATCGGGATACTTTGAAG GCCTTGGTGGAGTTCTTCCAGCGTGTGATTGACCATCAGGCCAATAACAAAATGACCCTCAACAATGTCTCCGTTATCATGGCACCCAACATCTTCATGTTCAAGGGGTTCCGCTCCAAGGTCACCGAACAGCAGGAGTTTTCGATGGCGACCAGCACGGCCAACATCGTCCGGCTGCTGATTAGATACCAGAACCTTCTGTGGACG ATCCCGAAGTTCATCGTGACCCAGGtcagacaacaaaacatggaGAGTCAGcggaaacaaaataaagagagagcTGTAaggaagctgctgaagaagatTACCACCGACAGACCGTCTGATAAAGCTGTCCCAGAG GAGAGTTCGCAGGGATTTATTCGAGTCCAAGCACCGCAGTTCAGTAAAGTGTCCATGGCTGTGCAGCTGACGGAGGAGTTGCAGGCTGCTGATGTGTTGACACGATTCCTCAGCCAGGAGAG TTCACTGACAGTAAAGCGAGAAGAGCTGTGTCTCTATGAGATCGGCGGAAACATCA AGGAGAGATGTCTAGACGGGGAAACGTACATGAAAGACCTCATCCAGCTGAACCCTTCAGCAGAATGGGTCATTAAAGCTGTGCAGAGATAA